One region of Streptomyces sp. CG4 genomic DNA includes:
- a CDS encoding DUF3145 domain-containing protein: MTTRGVLYVHSAPRALCPHVEWAVAGVLGTRVSLDWIRQPAAPGTWRSEFSWQGQVGTASKLASALRGWHLLRFEVTAEPCPTAEGERYSCTPDLGIFHAVTGIHGDILIPEDRLRAALTRSQRDETDLEAEIAKLLGKPWDDELEPFRYAGEGAPVRWLHQVV, from the coding sequence GTGACGACACGTGGAGTTCTGTACGTGCACTCCGCGCCGCGCGCGCTGTGCCCGCACGTCGAGTGGGCCGTCGCCGGGGTGCTCGGCACGCGCGTCAGCCTCGACTGGATCCGGCAGCCCGCGGCCCCCGGCACCTGGCGCTCGGAGTTCTCCTGGCAGGGCCAGGTCGGTACGGCCTCCAAGCTGGCCTCCGCGCTGCGCGGTTGGCATCTCCTGCGCTTCGAGGTCACCGCCGAGCCCTGCCCGACCGCCGAGGGCGAGCGCTACAGCTGCACCCCCGACCTCGGCATCTTCCACGCCGTCACCGGCATCCACGGCGACATCCTCATCCCCGAGGACCGCCTCCGCGCGGCGCTCACGCGGTCCCAGCGGGACGAGACCGACCTGGAAGCGGAGATCGCCAAGCTCCTGGGCAAGCCGTGGGACGACGAGTTGGAGCCGTTCAGATACGCGGGCGAGGGCGCACCGGTCCGCTGGCTGCACCAGGTGGTGTGA
- a CDS encoding SGNH/GDSL hydrolase family protein produces the protein MRKRSSRGRAALGVVTAAAVLGVAGCDAGGGNSPAPKGAKDRASRPAPLWNRSPASIAAVGDSITRGFDACTVLSDCPEVSWATGSDAKVDSLAVRLLGVAGAAERSWNYAETGARVADLPEQMSQAAARDPELVTVMVGANDACRSSARAMTSVSEFRADFEEALRTLRTARPKAQVYVASVPNLKRLWSEGRTNPLGKQVWKLGICPSMLSDADDLTGAAVLRRDQVQQRVVEYNKVLKAVCAKDRRCRFDGGAVYDYRFGADQLSHWDWFHPSKDGQARLAAIAYRTITATNPAA, from the coding sequence ATGCGGAAGCGAAGCAGCCGTGGGCGGGCCGCTCTCGGCGTCGTGACGGCCGCCGCCGTGCTGGGCGTGGCCGGCTGCGACGCCGGGGGCGGGAATTCACCCGCGCCCAAGGGCGCCAAGGATCGTGCCTCCAGACCCGCGCCCCTGTGGAACCGCAGCCCGGCCTCGATCGCCGCCGTCGGCGACTCCATCACCCGCGGCTTCGACGCGTGCACGGTGCTGTCGGACTGCCCCGAGGTGTCGTGGGCGACGGGCAGCGACGCGAAGGTCGACAGCCTGGCGGTGCGGCTGCTCGGGGTCGCGGGCGCGGCGGAGCGCAGCTGGAACTACGCGGAGACCGGCGCCCGGGTGGCGGACCTGCCGGAGCAGATGTCCCAGGCTGCGGCGCGCGACCCCGAGTTGGTGACGGTGATGGTGGGCGCGAACGACGCCTGCCGGTCCTCGGCGCGGGCGATGACCTCGGTGAGCGAGTTCCGGGCGGACTTCGAGGAGGCACTGCGTACGCTGCGTACGGCCCGGCCGAAGGCGCAGGTGTACGTGGCGAGCGTGCCGAACCTGAAGCGGCTGTGGTCCGAGGGGCGGACCAATCCGCTGGGCAAGCAGGTGTGGAAGCTCGGCATCTGCCCGTCGATGCTGTCCGACGCGGACGACCTGACCGGCGCGGCCGTGCTGCGCCGGGACCAGGTCCAGCAGCGGGTGGTGGAGTACAACAAGGTGCTGAAGGCGGTCTGCGCCAAGGACCGCCGCTGCCGTTTCGACGGGGGCGCGGTCTACGACTACCGCTTCGGTGCGGACCAGCTGAGCCACTGGGACTGGTTCCATCCCAGCAAGGACGGCCAGGCCCGGCTCGCAGCCATCGCGTACCGGACGATCACCGCGACCAATCCGGCTGCGTAG
- a CDS encoding aldose epimerase family protein: protein MSELFGTLSDGTEVHRWTLERAGTRVEVLTYGGIVRSVRVPDREGRTAEVVLGFAGLDGYLAHPEPYFGALVGRYANRIAHARFPLDGAVYALEPNSGPHSLHGGGRGFDKRVWAARPAGQHGVRLHRVSPHGEEGFPGRVEVSATYSLDPSGALRIAYEAVTDAPTVLNLTNHSYFNLAGSGHAGGHELRLAASRFTPVDADLMPTGVLEDVSGSRFDFRTSRKIGAAYDHNFVLDKGVTATPQQAAELHDPASGRTLTIATTEPGLQLYTADHLQEPFAPGDGVALETQHFPDSPNRPDFPGTELRPGQVFRSETVYGFGVR from the coding sequence ATGAGCGAACTTTTCGGCACACTTTCCGACGGCACCGAGGTCCATCGCTGGACGCTGGAACGCGCCGGGACGCGGGTGGAGGTGCTGACGTACGGCGGGATCGTGCGGTCGGTGCGGGTGCCGGACCGGGAGGGCCGGACGGCCGAGGTGGTGCTGGGCTTCGCCGGCCTGGACGGCTATCTCGCACACCCGGAGCCGTACTTCGGCGCCCTGGTCGGCCGGTACGCCAACCGGATCGCGCACGCCCGCTTCCCGCTGGACGGCGCGGTCTACGCCCTGGAGCCGAACAGCGGCCCGCACTCCCTGCACGGCGGCGGGCGCGGTTTCGACAAGCGGGTGTGGGCGGCCCGGCCCGCCGGGCAGCACGGGGTGCGGCTGCACCGGGTGAGCCCGCACGGGGAGGAGGGCTTCCCGGGCCGGGTCGAGGTGTCGGCGACGTACTCGCTGGACCCGTCCGGCGCGCTGCGGATCGCCTACGAGGCGGTCACGGACGCGCCGACGGTGCTCAACCTCACCAACCACAGCTACTTCAACCTGGCCGGCTCGGGCCATGCGGGCGGGCACGAACTGCGGCTCGCCGCCTCCCGTTTCACCCCGGTCGACGCGGACCTGATGCCGACGGGCGTACTGGAGGACGTGAGCGGCTCCCGCTTCGACTTCCGCACCTCCCGCAAGATCGGTGCGGCCTACGACCACAACTTCGTCCTGGACAAGGGCGTGACCGCCACCCCGCAGCAGGCCGCCGAGCTGCACGACCCGGCCTCCGGCCGCACCCTGACGATCGCGACGACCGAACCGGGCCTCCAGCTGTACACCGCCGACCACCTGCAGGAACCCTTCGCCCCCGGCGACGGCGTCGCCCTGGAGACCCAGCACTTCCCGGATTCCCCGAACCGGCCGGACTTCCCCGGGACGGAGCTGAGGCCGGGTCAGGTCTTCCGCTCGGAGACGGTGTACGGGTTCGGGGTCCGTTAG
- a CDS encoding ketoacyl-ACP synthase III codes for MAKIKPSKGAPYARILGVGGYRPTRVVPNEVILEKIDSSDEWIRSRSGIETRHWAGPEETVAAMSIEAAGKAIADAGIGAEQIGAVVVSTVSHFSQTPAVATEIADKLGTDKAAAFDISAGCAGFGYGLTLAKGMVVEGSAEYVLVIGVERLSDLTDLEDRATAFLFGDGAGAVVVGPSQEPAIGPTVWGSEGDKSETIKQTVPWDRFHVGDVSELPLDSAGNIKFPAITQEGQAVFRWAVYEMAKVAQQALDAAGISPDELDVFIPHQANVRIIDSMVKTLKLPEHVTVARDIRTTGNTSAASIPLAMERLLATGEAKSGDTALVIGFGAGLVYAATVVTLP; via the coding sequence ATGGCGAAGATCAAGCCCAGCAAGGGCGCCCCGTATGCGCGCATCCTCGGTGTCGGCGGCTACCGGCCGACCCGGGTGGTGCCCAACGAGGTGATCCTGGAGAAGATCGACTCCTCCGACGAGTGGATCCGCTCGCGCTCCGGCATCGAGACCCGGCACTGGGCGGGTCCCGAGGAGACGGTGGCCGCGATGTCGATCGAGGCCGCCGGCAAGGCGATCGCGGACGCGGGCATCGGCGCCGAGCAGATCGGCGCGGTCGTCGTCTCGACCGTGTCGCACTTCAGCCAGACCCCGGCCGTCGCCACCGAGATCGCCGACAAGCTGGGCACCGACAAGGCCGCCGCCTTCGACATCTCGGCAGGCTGCGCGGGCTTCGGCTACGGCCTCACCCTCGCCAAGGGCATGGTGGTGGAAGGTTCCGCCGAGTACGTGCTCGTCATCGGCGTGGAGCGGCTCAGCGACCTGACCGACCTGGAGGACCGGGCCACGGCCTTCCTGTTCGGTGACGGCGCCGGCGCGGTCGTCGTCGGTCCCTCGCAGGAGCCGGCCATCGGCCCGACCGTGTGGGGCTCCGAGGGCGACAAGTCCGAGACGATCAAGCAGACCGTCCCCTGGGACCGGTTCCACGTCGGCGACGTGTCCGAGCTTCCCCTGGACAGCGCCGGCAACATCAAGTTCCCCGCCATCACGCAGGAGGGCCAGGCGGTGTTCCGCTGGGCCGTGTACGAGATGGCGAAGGTCGCGCAGCAGGCGCTGGACGCGGCCGGGATCAGCCCGGACGAACTCGACGTCTTCATCCCGCACCAGGCCAATGTGCGGATCATCGACTCGATGGTGAAGACTCTCAAGCTGCCGGAGCATGTCACGGTCGCCCGGGACATCCGCACCACCGGCAACACCTCGGCCGCCTCGATTCCGCTCGCGATGGAGCGGCTTCTGGCGACCGGGGAGGCGAAGAGCGGTGACACCGCGCTCGTCATCGGATTCGGGGCGGGTCTCGTCTACGCCGCCACGGTCGTTACCCTCCCCTAG
- the fabF gene encoding beta-ketoacyl-ACP synthase II, whose product MSPTNRTVVVTGIGATTPLGGDAASTWEALVAGKSGVKPLEQDWAAEQAVKIAAPIAVEPTEVIPRPQARRLDRSAQFALIAAQEAWKDAGFTDKAGEDASIDPDRLGAVIASGIGGVTTLLDQYDVLKEKGVRRVSPHTVPMLMPNGPSANVGLLVGARAGVHTPVSACASGAEAIGYAIEMIRTGRADVVVAGGTEAAIHPLPIAAFGNMMAMSKNNENPQGASRPYDVDRDGFVLGEGAGVIVLESAEHAAKRGARVYAEAVGQGVSADSHDIVQPEPEGRGISHALQNLLDSTDLDPAEIVHVNAHATSTPAGDIAELKALRKVFGDDADHMAVSATKSMTGHLLGGAGGVESVATVLALYNRVAPPTINVENLDPEAEAAADVVRGEARKLPVEGRIAALNDSFGFGGHNVVLAFRTV is encoded by the coding sequence GTGAGCCCGACCAATCGCACCGTGGTCGTCACCGGTATCGGCGCAACCACACCGCTGGGTGGCGACGCAGCCTCGACCTGGGAGGCTCTTGTCGCCGGCAAGTCCGGTGTCAAGCCTCTGGAGCAGGACTGGGCGGCCGAGCAGGCCGTCAAGATCGCGGCCCCCATCGCCGTGGAGCCCACCGAGGTCATCCCGCGGCCGCAGGCGCGCAGGCTGGACCGTTCGGCGCAGTTCGCGCTGATCGCCGCTCAGGAGGCCTGGAAGGACGCGGGCTTCACCGACAAGGCCGGCGAGGACGCCAGCATCGACCCGGACCGGCTCGGCGCCGTCATCGCCTCCGGCATCGGCGGCGTGACGACTCTGCTCGACCAGTACGACGTGCTCAAGGAGAAGGGCGTCCGCCGCGTCTCCCCGCACACCGTCCCCATGCTGATGCCGAACGGCCCCTCGGCCAACGTGGGCCTGCTCGTGGGCGCCCGCGCGGGCGTGCACACGCCGGTCTCCGCGTGCGCCTCGGGCGCCGAGGCCATCGGCTACGCCATCGAGATGATCCGCACCGGCCGCGCCGACGTCGTCGTCGCCGGCGGTACGGAGGCCGCCATCCACCCGCTGCCGATCGCCGCGTTCGGCAACATGATGGCGATGTCCAAGAACAACGAGAACCCGCAGGGTGCCTCGCGTCCCTACGACGTCGACCGCGACGGCTTCGTCCTCGGCGAGGGCGCGGGCGTGATCGTCCTGGAGTCCGCCGAGCACGCGGCCAAGCGCGGTGCCCGGGTGTACGCCGAGGCCGTCGGACAGGGCGTCTCCGCCGACAGCCACGACATCGTGCAGCCGGAGCCCGAGGGCCGCGGCATCTCGCACGCGCTGCAGAACCTGCTGGACAGCACCGACCTGGACCCGGCCGAGATCGTGCACGTCAACGCGCACGCCACCTCGACGCCGGCCGGTGACATCGCCGAGCTGAAGGCGCTGCGGAAGGTCTTCGGCGACGACGCGGACCACATGGCGGTCTCCGCGACCAAGTCGATGACCGGTCATCTGCTCGGTGGCGCCGGCGGTGTGGAGTCGGTCGCGACGGTGCTCGCGCTGTACAACCGGGTGGCGCCGCCGACCATCAACGTCGAGAACCTCGACCCCGAGGCGGAGGCCGCCGCCGACGTCGTCCGGGGCGAGGCCCGCAAGCTGCCCGTCGAGGGCCGTATCGCCGCGCTGAACGACTCGTTCGGCTTCGGCGGGCACAACGTCGTCCTGGCGTTCAGGACCGTCTGA
- a CDS encoding GNAT family N-acetyltransferase — protein MSLVRRALPEDAGELLRLRQIMLDAIRGGGPTDWHTESLPTLRERLAGAEGDFAAFVVDHPDRPGALAALVAGTLEYRIGRAGNPHGRVGYVFSVATDPDARRRGYARACMEELLGWFRERGAGHVLLNASPAAEPLYASLGFTRDPDPSMRLLL, from the coding sequence ATGAGTCTTGTACGCAGGGCCCTGCCCGAGGATGCCGGTGAACTGCTGCGCCTGCGGCAGATCATGCTCGACGCGATCCGGGGCGGCGGGCCGACCGACTGGCACACCGAGTCCCTGCCGACGCTGCGGGAGCGGCTCGCCGGGGCCGAGGGGGACTTCGCGGCCTTCGTCGTGGACCATCCGGACCGGCCGGGGGCGCTGGCCGCGCTGGTGGCCGGGACGCTGGAGTACCGGATCGGGAGGGCCGGCAATCCGCACGGGCGGGTCGGGTACGTGTTCAGCGTGGCGACCGACCCGGACGCCCGGCGCCGCGGGTACGCGCGTGCCTGCATGGAGGAGCTGCTGGGCTGGTTCCGGGAGCGGGGCGCCGGGCATGTGCTGCTCAACGCCTCCCCCGCGGCCGAACCGCTGTACGCCTCGCTCGGCTTCACCCGCGATCCCGACCCGTCGATGCGGCTGCTGCTGTGA
- a CDS encoding helix-turn-helix domain-containing protein: protein MPEPESRSSEPHADHHARTHDVHPHAATLKRLEKSSGSLAAQAIARMDETLPWYRAMPPENRSWIGLVAQAGIAAFTEWFRHPDAPQAISTDVFGTAPRELTRAITLRQTVEMVRTTIEVMESAIDEVAAPGDESVLREALLVYAREIAFATAQVYAQAAEARGAWDARLESLVVNAVLSGEADEGAVSRAAALGWNSPEHVCVVLGTAPDGDSELTVEAIRRAARHAKLQVLTGVLGDRLVVIAGGSANPLAVAKSLIGPFAAGPVVAGPVVPDLLAATRSAQAAAAGLKACSAWQDAPRPVLADDLLPERAIAGDPSAREQLVEEIYRPLEEAGSALLETLSVYLEQASSLEGAARMLFVHPNTVRYRLRRVTDVTGWSPSDVRSAFTLRIALILGRLADGEAPA, encoded by the coding sequence GTGCCCGAACCCGAATCCCGCAGCAGCGAACCCCACGCCGATCACCACGCACGCACACACGACGTCCACCCGCACGCCGCGACCCTGAAGCGGCTGGAGAAGTCCTCCGGGTCCCTCGCCGCGCAGGCCATCGCGCGCATGGACGAGACCCTGCCGTGGTACCGGGCCATGCCCCCGGAGAACCGCTCCTGGATCGGGCTCGTGGCCCAGGCGGGCATCGCGGCCTTCACCGAGTGGTTCCGGCACCCGGACGCCCCGCAGGCGATCTCCACCGATGTGTTCGGGACCGCGCCGCGCGAGCTGACCCGGGCCATCACGCTGCGGCAGACCGTGGAGATGGTGCGGACCACCATCGAGGTCATGGAGAGCGCCATCGACGAGGTGGCCGCCCCCGGTGACGAGAGCGTGCTGCGCGAGGCGCTGCTCGTCTACGCCCGGGAGATCGCCTTCGCCACCGCGCAGGTGTACGCGCAGGCCGCCGAGGCACGCGGTGCCTGGGACGCGCGGCTGGAGTCCCTCGTCGTGAACGCCGTACTGAGCGGGGAGGCCGACGAAGGAGCCGTCAGCCGGGCCGCCGCCCTCGGGTGGAACTCGCCCGAGCATGTGTGTGTCGTGCTCGGGACCGCGCCCGACGGGGACAGCGAGCTGACCGTCGAGGCGATCCGGCGGGCCGCCCGGCATGCCAAGCTGCAGGTGCTCACCGGTGTGCTCGGGGACCGGCTCGTCGTCATCGCGGGCGGCAGCGCCAATCCGCTCGCCGTCGCCAAGTCGCTGATCGGGCCCTTCGCCGCCGGGCCGGTGGTCGCGGGGCCCGTCGTACCGGATCTGCTGGCCGCCACGCGGTCCGCGCAGGCCGCCGCCGCGGGTCTGAAGGCGTGTTCGGCCTGGCAGGACGCGCCGCGGCCGGTGCTGGCGGACGATCTGCTGCCGGAGCGGGCGATCGCGGGCGATCCGAGTGCCCGCGAGCAACTGGTGGAGGAGATCTACAGACCGCTGGAGGAGGCGGGCTCGGCACTCCTCGAAACGCTGAGCGTCTACCTCGAGCAGGCGAGCAGCCTGGAAGGCGCCGCCCGGATGCTCTTCGTTCACCCGAACACCGTGCGCTACCGGCTTCGACGTGTGACTGACGTCACCGGCTGGTCGCCATCGGATGTACGATCCGCGTTCACACTGCGGATCGCGCTCATCCTCGGGCGTCTGGCCGACGGTGAGGCCCCGGCATAG
- a CDS encoding pirin family protein, whose protein sequence is MDVRRAGERYPGGDAEAGIASWHAFSFGPHYDPDNLRFGAMIACNEERLAPGAGFDEHPHSHTEIVTWVVEGELTHRDSAGHETRVRPGDVQRLSSAAGVRHVERNDGSSPLTFLQMWLAPRDPGGVPSYEIVPGIADSTPYAVPAAGAMLHVRRLARGERTAVPDAAYVYVHVVRGAVRLAGEDLGAGDSARITGAVGLEAVGVAATELLVWEMGV, encoded by the coding sequence ATGGACGTACGGCGCGCCGGTGAGCGCTACCCCGGGGGCGATGCGGAGGCCGGGATCGCCTCCTGGCACGCCTTCTCCTTCGGGCCGCACTACGACCCGGACAACCTGCGCTTCGGCGCGATGATCGCCTGCAACGAGGAGCGGCTCGCGCCCGGCGCCGGTTTCGACGAACACCCGCACAGCCACACCGAGATCGTCACCTGGGTGGTCGAGGGCGAGCTGACCCACCGCGACTCCGCCGGCCACGAGACCCGGGTACGCCCCGGCGACGTCCAGCGCCTCAGCTCGGCCGCGGGCGTCCGCCACGTGGAGCGCAACGACGGCTCGTCGCCGCTCACCTTCCTCCAGATGTGGCTGGCCCCACGGGACCCCGGCGGGGTGCCGTCGTACGAGATCGTTCCCGGCATCGCCGACTCCACGCCGTACGCGGTACCGGCGGCGGGCGCGATGCTCCACGTCCGCCGCCTGGCCCGCGGCGAGCGGACGGCCGTGCCGGACGCGGCGTACGTGTACGTGCACGTGGTCCGGGGTGCCGTCCGGCTGGCCGGCGAGGACCTGGGTGCGGGCGACTCGGCCCGGATCACGGGTGCGGTTGGGTTGGAGGCGGTGGGGGTGGCGGCGACGGAGCTGTTGGTGTGGGAGATGGGGGTGTAG
- a CDS encoding ACP S-malonyltransferase, producing the protein MLVLVAPGQGAQTPGFLTPWLDLPGVRGALEAWSDALGLDLIRCGTEADAEEIRDTAVAQPLLVAAGLASAHTLFDDPAELPRKVGALAGHSVGEITAAALAGVLPDEEAVRLVRTRGLAMAAAAAVTETGMSALLGGDPETSVAHLEKLGLTPANINGAGQIVAAGTLEQLAALSEDKPEGVRKVVPLKVAGAFHTEHMAPAVETLAKAAADLTPADPEVRYVSNKDGRAVATGAEVLERLVGQVANPVRWDLCMETFKELGVTALIELCPGGTLTGLAKRALPGVKTLALKTPDDLDAARALITEHVDA; encoded by the coding sequence GTGCTCGTACTCGTCGCTCCCGGCCAGGGCGCCCAGACGCCCGGCTTCCTGACCCCCTGGCTCGACCTCCCCGGTGTCCGCGGTGCCCTTGAGGCATGGTCCGACGCCCTGGGGCTCGACCTGATCCGCTGCGGCACCGAGGCGGACGCGGAGGAGATCCGCGACACGGCGGTGGCACAGCCGCTGCTGGTCGCGGCCGGACTGGCGTCCGCGCACACGCTGTTCGACGACCCGGCGGAACTGCCGCGGAAGGTCGGTGCCCTCGCCGGGCACAGCGTCGGTGAGATCACCGCCGCCGCGCTGGCCGGGGTGCTGCCCGACGAGGAGGCCGTCCGCCTGGTCCGCACCCGCGGGCTCGCCATGGCCGCAGCCGCCGCCGTCACCGAGACCGGCATGTCGGCGCTGCTCGGCGGCGACCCCGAGACCTCCGTGGCACATCTGGAGAAGCTGGGCCTGACCCCGGCGAACATCAACGGCGCGGGCCAGATCGTCGCCGCGGGCACGCTGGAGCAGCTCGCCGCGCTGAGCGAGGACAAGCCCGAGGGCGTCCGCAAGGTCGTCCCGCTGAAGGTCGCCGGCGCCTTCCACACCGAGCACATGGCTCCCGCCGTCGAGACGCTGGCCAAGGCCGCCGCGGACCTGACGCCCGCCGACCCCGAGGTCCGTTACGTCTCCAACAAGGACGGCCGGGCCGTCGCGACCGGCGCCGAGGTTCTGGAGCGGCTGGTCGGCCAGGTCGCCAACCCCGTGCGCTGGGACCTGTGCATGGAGACGTTCAAGGAGCTGGGCGTCACCGCGCTCATCGAGCTGTGCCCGGGCGGCACGCTGACCGGCCTGGCCAAGCGGGCGCTGCCCGGGGTCAAGACGCTGGCCCTGAAGACCCCCGACGACCTCGACGCGGCCCGCGCGCTCATCACCGAGCACGTCGACGCCTGA
- a CDS encoding aldo/keto reductase produces MTDARIATVRLGEGGPEVGVQGLGCMGMSFAYGPTDAGQARAALERALELGVTLYDTADAYGAGENERFLSPFFKAHRDEVVIATKFALSIPEDDPAKRIIRNDAPYIREAVEASLRRLDVEAIDLYYMHRRDPDVPIEETVGTMAELVREGKVKHLGLSEVTADELRAAHAVHPIAAVQSEWSLFSRDIEAKVVPAARDLGVALVPYSPLGRGFLTGAFTHAEQELTADDFRRQQPRFTGANADANAALLEPLRAIAAAHDATPGQIALAWVQQRATIDALPVVPIPGTRKPGRVTENVAATAITLTAGELARLEPLAAKVAGDRYADMTFTSAGRE; encoded by the coding sequence ATGACCGACGCCAGGATTGCGACGGTACGGCTGGGCGAGGGCGGACCGGAGGTCGGCGTACAGGGCCTCGGCTGCATGGGCATGAGCTTCGCGTACGGCCCCACGGACGCCGGCCAGGCCCGCGCCGCGCTGGAGCGGGCGCTGGAGCTGGGCGTGACGCTGTACGACACGGCGGACGCCTACGGCGCGGGGGAGAACGAGCGGTTCCTGTCCCCGTTCTTCAAGGCCCACCGCGACGAGGTGGTCATCGCCACCAAATTCGCCCTGTCGATCCCCGAGGACGACCCGGCCAAGCGGATCATCCGCAACGACGCGCCGTACATCCGGGAGGCCGTCGAGGCCAGCCTGCGTCGGCTCGACGTCGAGGCGATCGACCTCTACTACATGCACCGCCGCGATCCGGACGTCCCCATAGAGGAGACCGTCGGCACGATGGCGGAGCTGGTCCGCGAGGGCAAGGTCAAGCACCTCGGGCTGAGCGAGGTCACCGCCGACGAGCTGCGCGCCGCGCACGCCGTGCACCCGATCGCGGCCGTGCAGTCGGAGTGGTCCCTGTTCAGCCGGGACATCGAGGCGAAGGTCGTACCGGCCGCGCGTGACCTGGGCGTCGCCCTGGTGCCGTACTCGCCGCTCGGCCGCGGCTTCCTCACCGGTGCCTTCACCCACGCCGAACAGGAGCTCACGGCCGACGACTTCCGTCGTCAGCAGCCCCGCTTCACCGGTGCCAACGCGGACGCCAACGCGGCCCTCCTGGAGCCCCTGCGCGCGATCGCCGCGGCCCACGACGCCACTCCCGGCCAGATCGCCCTGGCCTGGGTGCAGCAGCGCGCCACGATCGACGCCCTCCCGGTCGTCCCGATCCCGGGCACCCGCAAGCCGGGCCGTGTGACGGAGAACGTGGCGGCGACGGCCATCACCCTCACCGCCGGGGAACTCGCCCGACTGGAGCCCCTCGCGGCCAAGGTGGCGGGCGACCGGTACGCGGACATGACCTTCACCTCCGCGGGCAGGGAGTGA
- a CDS encoding acyl carrier protein produces the protein MAATQEEIVKGLAEIVNEIAGIPVEDVQLDKSFTDDLDVDSLSMVEVVVAAEERFDVKIPDEDVKNLKTVGDATKYILDHQ, from the coding sequence ATGGCCGCCACTCAGGAAGAGATCGTCAAGGGTCTCGCCGAGATCGTTAACGAGATCGCTGGCATCCCGGTTGAGGACGTCCAGTTGGACAAGTCCTTCACCGACGACCTGGACGTCGACTCGCTGTCCATGGTCGAGGTCGTCGTCGCCGCCGAGGAGCGCTTCGACGTGAAGATCCCGGACGAGGACGTCAAGAACCTCAAGACCGTGGGCGACGCGACCAAGTACATCCTCGACCACCAGTAG
- a CDS encoding MerR family transcriptional regulator, producing MTVMQTTPADTARTAPADICSAPPRRHPRPDGQDRYTISEVVAFTGLTAHTLRWYERIGLMPHVDRSHTGQRRYSNRDLDWLDFVTKLRLTGMPVADMVRYAELVREGESTYGERQALLESTRQDVLNRIAELRDTLAVLDRKISFYAMEGTTR from the coding sequence ATGACGGTGATGCAGACCACGCCAGCGGACACCGCACGCACGGCCCCCGCCGACATCTGCTCCGCCCCGCCCAGACGCCATCCGCGACCCGACGGCCAGGACCGCTACACGATCAGCGAGGTCGTCGCGTTCACCGGCCTCACCGCGCACACCCTGCGCTGGTACGAGCGGATCGGCCTGATGCCGCACGTCGACCGCTCGCACACCGGCCAGCGGCGCTACAGCAACCGCGACCTGGACTGGCTGGACTTCGTGACCAAGCTGCGGCTGACCGGCATGCCGGTGGCCGACATGGTCCGGTACGCGGAGCTGGTCCGGGAGGGCGAGAGCACCTACGGGGAGCGGCAGGCCCTGCTGGAGTCGACCCGCCAGGACGTGCTGAACAGGATCGCCGAACTGCGGGACACGCTCGCCGTACTCGACCGGAAGATCAGTTTCTACGCGATGGAGGGGACCACGCGATGA
- a CDS encoding serine hydrolase domain-containing protein — MSLNSLTSLASIEKWPVPTAAAGVVRADGTVLGTHGPAGHRFPLASVTKPLAAYAALVAYEEGAIELDEPAGPPGATVRHLLAHASGLAFDEHRVTAPPGERRLYSNAGFEQLGDHIAKATDIPFAEYLRQAVLEPLGMTATSLAGSPAKDGVSTVADLLLFAAEVQAPRLLDPRTVAEAMTVQYPGTKGVLPGYGHQNPNDWGLGFEIRDAKSPHWTGSSSSPRTFGHFGQSGTFLWIDPVAGVAAVALADRAFGPWAIEAWPVFTDGVLAELRS; from the coding sequence ATGTCGTTGAACAGCTTGACGAGCCTGGCGTCGATCGAGAAGTGGCCCGTCCCCACCGCCGCGGCGGGCGTCGTACGAGCCGACGGGACCGTCCTCGGGACGCACGGCCCCGCCGGGCACCGCTTTCCGCTCGCCTCGGTCACCAAGCCGCTGGCGGCCTACGCGGCGCTCGTCGCGTACGAGGAGGGCGCGATCGAGCTGGACGAGCCGGCCGGGCCGCCCGGTGCGACCGTCCGCCATCTGCTCGCGCACGCCTCCGGGCTGGCCTTCGACGAGCACCGGGTGACGGCTCCGCCCGGGGAGCGGCGGCTGTACTCCAACGCCGGGTTCGAGCAGCTCGGCGACCACATCGCCAAGGCCACGGACATTCCCTTCGCGGAGTATCTGCGGCAGGCGGTGCTGGAGCCGCTGGGCATGACGGCCACGTCGCTGGCGGGCTCCCCGGCGAAGGACGGCGTGTCCACGGTGGCCGACCTGCTGCTGTTCGCGGCGGAGGTGCAGGCGCCGCGGCTGCTGGATCCGCGGACGGTCGCGGAGGCGATGACCGTGCAGTACCCGGGGACGAAGGGGGTGCTGCCGGGGTACGGGCACCAGAACCCGAACGACTGGGGGTTGGGCTTCGAGATCCGCGACGCCAAGTCACCGCACTGGACGGGGAGTTCGTCCTCCCCGCGCACCTTCGGGCACTTCGGGCAGTCCGGTACGTTCCTGTGGATCGACCCGGTCGCGGGAGTCGCCGCGGTCGCCCTGGCGGACCGGGCGTTCGGGCCCTGGGCGATCGAGGCGTGGCCGGTGTTCACGGACGGGGTGCTCGCGGAGCTGCGGAGCTGA